One window of the Rhodococcus sovatensis genome contains the following:
- the yhjD gene encoding inner membrane protein YhjD encodes MIEVPDFGAILQDRRQKWPWFDHTVRAASRYQAQKGDYYAAGMTYFSVLALFPLLMVAFAAAGFVLVGQPEWLDQIRDQIAQNVPGSLGETINSLIDTAVESRTSVGVLGLLGALYAGLGWIANLREALTAMWESVHEPGSFVATKLKDLAALFGLGLAMALSLGLSALNGGSVMQSLLRLLNLDEAPGVGVLLRIVSVLLALVATWAVFTWVISRLPREPVPFRSAVKGGLIAAVGFEIFKQIAAIYLSSVTNGPAGVVFGPIIGLLVFVFTTSRFVLFATAFAATTRESMALAFVPPPEPAVITTRLEVNDGPSIGGGIALVGAGALAAIGLGFLGRRR; translated from the coding sequence GTGATTGAAGTTCCTGACTTCGGCGCAATACTGCAGGACCGTCGGCAGAAGTGGCCGTGGTTCGATCACACGGTCCGTGCCGCATCGCGATACCAGGCACAGAAGGGTGACTACTACGCCGCGGGCATGACCTATTTCAGCGTCCTTGCGTTGTTCCCGCTGTTGATGGTTGCTTTCGCGGCCGCTGGGTTCGTGCTGGTAGGTCAGCCTGAATGGCTCGATCAGATCAGAGACCAGATTGCACAGAACGTTCCGGGGAGTCTCGGCGAGACGATCAATTCGCTGATAGACACCGCGGTGGAGTCGAGGACAAGCGTCGGCGTCCTCGGTTTGCTCGGCGCTTTGTATGCAGGTCTCGGATGGATCGCGAATCTTCGCGAGGCGCTCACCGCGATGTGGGAGTCCGTCCACGAGCCTGGCAGCTTCGTAGCGACGAAGCTCAAGGATTTGGCCGCGCTCTTCGGTCTCGGTCTGGCGATGGCGCTGTCCCTCGGACTCTCCGCGTTGAACGGCGGATCCGTCATGCAGTCTCTTCTCCGGCTTCTCAACCTGGACGAAGCGCCCGGTGTCGGTGTGCTGTTGCGTATCGTCTCGGTGTTGCTGGCGCTCGTCGCGACGTGGGCTGTGTTCACCTGGGTCATCTCTCGACTTCCCCGTGAGCCGGTCCCGTTCCGAAGTGCAGTCAAAGGTGGGTTGATAGCAGCTGTCGGCTTCGAGATCTTCAAGCAGATCGCGGCGATCTACCTGAGCTCGGTGACCAACGGCCCGGCCGGTGTCGTGTTCGGTCCGATCATCGGTTTGCTGGTGTTCGTCTTCACGACGTCACGGTTCGTGTTGTTCGCCACCGCTTTCGCCGCGACGACCCGCGAGAGCATGGCATTGGCGTTCGTGCCGCCACCGGAGCCGGCAGTCATCACCACACGCCTCGAAGTCAATGACGGCCCGAGTATCGGCGGAGGAATCGCGCTCGTCGGGGCGGGTGC
- the trpS gene encoding tryptophan--tRNA ligase: MSSPSPTDAQQGPRQRVLSGIQPTADSFHLGNYLGAVRQWVALQDDYDAFYFIPDLHAITVPQDPKALRHRTRIAAAQLLAVGIDPKRSTLFVQSQVPEHAQLAWVLNCITGFGEAGRMTQFKDKSAKQGRDQTSVGLFTYPVLQAADILLYRPNLVPVGEDQRQHLELTRDLAQRFNTRFKKTFVVPDAHIIKGTAKIYDLQEPASKMSKSGSNPAGIVNLLDDPKVTAKKLRSAVTDNERDIVFDPANKPGVSNLLVIQSALSDRSIEDLVAGYQGKGYGDLKSDTADVLTEFVTPLKASVDGYMSDIPELDRVLADGADRAREVASRTLAQVYDRVGFLAPLP; the protein is encoded by the coding sequence ATGTCTTCTCCTTCACCTACCGACGCACAACAGGGACCGCGCCAGCGCGTCCTGTCCGGCATCCAGCCGACGGCGGACTCGTTCCACCTCGGTAACTACCTGGGTGCCGTGCGTCAGTGGGTGGCATTGCAGGACGACTACGACGCGTTCTACTTCATTCCGGACCTACACGCCATCACGGTGCCGCAGGACCCCAAAGCGTTGCGGCATCGCACCAGAATCGCGGCAGCCCAGCTCCTGGCCGTCGGCATCGACCCGAAGCGCTCGACGCTGTTCGTACAAAGTCAGGTCCCGGAGCACGCTCAGCTCGCGTGGGTTCTCAACTGCATCACCGGTTTCGGCGAAGCCGGACGAATGACCCAGTTCAAGGACAAATCTGCCAAGCAGGGGCGCGATCAGACGTCGGTCGGTCTGTTCACCTATCCGGTTCTGCAGGCCGCCGACATCCTGCTCTATCGGCCCAACCTGGTGCCGGTCGGTGAGGATCAACGCCAGCACCTCGAGCTGACCCGCGATCTTGCGCAGCGATTCAACACCAGGTTCAAGAAGACGTTCGTCGTTCCAGACGCGCACATCATCAAGGGCACCGCCAAGATCTACGACCTACAGGAACCGGCGTCGAAGATGAGCAAGTCCGGCTCAAACCCGGCCGGCATCGTGAACTTGCTCGACGACCCCAAGGTGACGGCGAAAAAACTCCGGTCGGCCGTGACCGACAACGAACGTGACATCGTGTTCGACCCGGCCAACAAGCCGGGCGTCAGCAACCTTCTTGTCATCCAATCTGCACTGTCGGACCGGTCCATCGAGGACCTCGTCGCGGGATACCAAGGCAAGGGCTACGGGGACCTCAAGTCCGACACGGCAGATGTCTTGACGGAGTTCGTGACCCCACTCAAAGCCAGCGTCGACGGGTACATGTCCGATATTCCCGAACTCGACCGCGTTCTCGCCGACGGTGCGGATCGGGCACGGGAGGTGGCGTCACGAACGTTGGCGCAGGTGTACGACCGGGTGGGGTTCTTGGCCCCGCTTCCCTGA
- a CDS encoding exodeoxyribonuclease III, translating to MPITVSTVNVNGVRAAARKGMLPWLETTDADVVCLQETRANDGELTKALAPALDSGWHLASAEPSAKGRNGVAILSRTAPDAVRVGIGAAEFEESGRYIEADFGDVTAASLYLPSGEVGTERQDEKERFMAAFATYLATIAKAAKAADRDVVVSGDWNIAHTENDLKTRKTNRKNSGFLPEERAWVSALLTEKSPWTDVVRQLHPDVEGPYSWWSYRGKAFDNDAGWRIDYQLATQSLADRAKDAVTERAEAYDQRWSDHAPVTVRYR from the coding sequence GTGCCTATCACCGTGTCCACAGTCAACGTCAACGGAGTTCGCGCGGCCGCCAGGAAAGGAATGCTGCCGTGGTTGGAGACAACCGACGCAGATGTCGTCTGCCTGCAGGAGACGCGTGCAAACGACGGAGAGCTGACCAAGGCTCTCGCGCCGGCACTCGACTCGGGCTGGCATCTGGCGTCGGCGGAACCTTCGGCCAAGGGGCGAAACGGTGTTGCCATTCTCTCCCGCACGGCGCCCGACGCCGTGCGGGTGGGGATCGGCGCCGCAGAATTCGAGGAGTCTGGCCGCTACATCGAGGCGGACTTCGGTGACGTCACCGCGGCCAGCCTCTACCTGCCGTCGGGTGAGGTAGGCACCGAGCGCCAGGACGAGAAAGAGCGATTCATGGCAGCGTTCGCCACGTACCTCGCCACAATCGCGAAGGCCGCGAAGGCAGCCGATCGAGACGTCGTCGTCAGTGGTGACTGGAACATCGCCCACACCGAGAACGACCTCAAGACACGGAAGACCAACCGCAAGAACTCGGGGTTCCTTCCCGAGGAACGCGCGTGGGTGTCGGCTCTTCTGACAGAGAAGAGCCCATGGACGGATGTAGTTCGTCAACTGCATCCCGATGTCGAAGGTCCGTACAGCTGGTGGTCGTACCGCGGCAAGGCCTTCGACAACGACGCGGGGTGGAGGATCGACTACCAGCTCGCGACGCAATCGCTCGCCGATCGCGCGAAGGACGCCGTCACCGAGCGCGCCGAGGCTTACGACCAACGCTGGTCCGATCACGCGCCGGTGACGGTTCGCTACCGCTAG
- the yidC gene encoding membrane protein insertase YidC: MLDFVYYPVSGILWIWHTIFGSVLGPDNGITWALAVVFLVFTLRLALYRPFVRQIRTQLTMKKLQPEIKALQKKYQGDRAKQASEMQKLQKEHGFNPLLGCLPLLAQAPVFIGLLHVLRSFNRTATGFGQLGMSAQDNANTPNYFFGVDDVQSFLDARLFGAPISAAISSSRDTLDSFAPFGGVPTIVTIALVAIPLMVMASVATHFNARASIARQDDVARSNPQTAMMNRLLLWVFPVGVLVGGPVLPIAVLLYWVSNNIWTYAQQHLVYRRIDEEDARAAEEARASKPEVRVTAPKPGAKPKRRR; the protein is encoded by the coding sequence ATGCTCGATTTCGTCTATTACCCCGTGTCCGGAATTCTGTGGATCTGGCACACGATATTCGGCTCCGTCCTCGGACCGGACAACGGAATCACTTGGGCGCTGGCCGTCGTGTTTCTGGTGTTCACGCTCCGGTTGGCGCTCTACAGACCCTTTGTCCGACAAATTCGTACACAACTCACGATGAAGAAGCTGCAACCCGAGATCAAGGCGTTGCAGAAGAAGTATCAGGGTGACCGGGCCAAGCAGGCCAGCGAGATGCAGAAGCTACAGAAGGAACACGGGTTCAATCCGTTGCTCGGATGCCTTCCACTGCTTGCACAAGCGCCGGTGTTCATCGGTTTGTTGCACGTGTTGAGATCGTTCAACCGTACGGCCACCGGGTTCGGCCAGCTCGGTATGTCCGCGCAGGACAACGCGAACACCCCGAATTACTTCTTCGGTGTGGACGACGTGCAGTCGTTCCTCGACGCTCGTCTGTTCGGCGCGCCCATTTCGGCTGCCATCAGCAGTTCACGGGACACGTTGGATTCGTTTGCTCCGTTCGGCGGAGTACCGACGATAGTGACCATCGCACTTGTTGCGATTCCCTTGATGGTGATGGCAAGTGTCGCGACGCATTTCAATGCACGCGCGTCCATTGCACGTCAGGACGACGTCGCACGAAGCAATCCGCAGACAGCGATGATGAACAGGCTGCTGCTGTGGGTCTTTCCCGTCGGTGTTCTCGTCGGCGGACCGGTCCTGCCGATCGCGGTGCTGCTGTATTGGGTGAGCAACAACATATGGACATACGCTCAACAGCACCTGGTGTACCGACGTATCGATGAAGAAGACGCGCGCGCAGCCGAGGAGGCACGCGCGTCGAAACCTGAAGTGCGGGTGACCGCTCCCAAACCGGGAGCCAAACCGAAGCGCCGCCGGTGA
- a CDS encoding DUF6412 domain-containing protein has translation MYHPRSFVGSSRALTAFAALFVATLLLLVVVDDQPTVQLALMGLAVSALVVLGVLGSSAIIAASTPSTHPPAEERRLRGGFRRQHRPDAPGRPMPRAPGSVT, from the coding sequence GTGTACCACCCACGTTCGTTCGTAGGAAGCAGTCGCGCCCTGACCGCGTTCGCGGCCCTGTTCGTCGCAACGCTGTTGCTCTTGGTCGTCGTCGACGACCAGCCGACTGTCCAATTGGCTCTGATGGGGCTCGCAGTCTCTGCCCTCGTCGTGCTCGGCGTCCTCGGTTCGTCGGCGATCATCGCCGCGAGCACGCCGAGTACGCACCCACCCGCCGAGGAACGACGCCTCCGCGGGGGATTTCGTCGCCAACACCGTCCCGACGCACCGGGGCGGCCTATGCCGAGAGCACCTGGATCGGTCACCTGA
- a CDS encoding DUF6412 domain-containing protein, translated as MRYIHLVAAYLLVLTLLATLPDSAATAALFGFVVTALVVTVVAVGSRKDLLRAVFGVAYGPDGAQRRLRGAFRRQERPDEAGRPMPRAPGAPVGAL; from the coding sequence ATGAGATATATCCATCTCGTCGCGGCATACCTCCTTGTTCTGACACTGCTCGCCACGCTCCCTGATTCTGCCGCCACTGCAGCCCTGTTCGGCTTCGTTGTCACCGCGCTGGTCGTGACGGTCGTGGCCGTGGGAAGCCGCAAAGACCTGCTGCGTGCGGTATTCGGCGTCGCATACGGTCCCGACGGCGCGCAGCGGCGGCTACGCGGCGCGTTCCGCAGGCAGGAACGTCCAGACGAGGCAGGCCGTCCCATGCCTCGCGCTCCCGGTGCGCCGGTGGGGGCGCTCTGA
- a CDS encoding DUF4173 domain-containing protein, with protein sequence MRHAAAPRHVLVGALLAGVVGSVVLSGTGIGYPITAVAILVAVACARPERTTTWHAAGALTVLALSSVAVFRSAGWLVTMSMWLAVFVAGAVLSGSWTFRGTALGAMTPVLVMTRTVRWTSRGMRRLDTGRIHFGRVAAVAVVTIVVVGVFAALFAGADPAFERLVDDVAPEWDPGVAAARVMVFLLVAGGVLAASYLVVNRPRFDRLARPSSRTIRLWEWIVPLAALVAVFAGFVGVQIGSLFGGQSHVLVTDGLTNAEYARQGFWQLLAVTALTLLVIAIVIRKAPRTSVVDRAALRILLGLLCTLSLVVVASALHRMSLYEQQYGYTTLRLFVTAVELWLGSVFLLVMATGLKMSGRWLPRAVGAGAVLTVLGLAVLNPDAYIARHNVERFETTGKIDTRYLSRLSSDAAPELDRLPEPYRSCALGAGEPSGSWRDWNVPDARASELLDQRPTVTCASMP encoded by the coding sequence GTGCGTCATGCAGCGGCGCCCCGGCACGTATTGGTCGGAGCGCTGTTGGCGGGGGTTGTCGGCTCGGTCGTGCTGTCCGGCACAGGCATCGGCTATCCGATCACTGCGGTGGCGATCCTGGTGGCGGTAGCGTGCGCTCGACCGGAACGAACGACGACGTGGCACGCTGCCGGGGCACTGACAGTCCTGGCCCTCAGCTCGGTTGCCGTGTTCCGATCGGCCGGGTGGTTGGTAACGATGTCGATGTGGTTGGCGGTGTTCGTCGCCGGCGCGGTGCTGTCGGGGTCGTGGACCTTCAGGGGCACAGCGCTCGGGGCAATGACTCCGGTGTTGGTCATGACCAGGACGGTGCGCTGGACCTCCCGCGGGATGCGACGCCTGGACACAGGGCGAATACATTTCGGTCGAGTCGCAGCCGTGGCGGTCGTCACCATCGTGGTGGTCGGAGTCTTCGCTGCACTGTTCGCCGGCGCAGACCCCGCATTCGAAAGGCTCGTCGACGACGTCGCGCCGGAATGGGATCCAGGTGTGGCTGCGGCACGAGTCATGGTCTTCCTTCTGGTGGCCGGTGGAGTGCTCGCCGCGTCGTACCTGGTGGTCAATCGTCCGCGGTTCGACCGGTTGGCTCGGCCGTCGTCGAGGACGATCCGGCTGTGGGAGTGGATCGTTCCGCTCGCAGCCCTCGTTGCTGTGTTCGCTGGATTCGTCGGCGTGCAGATCGGGTCGTTGTTCGGCGGCCAGAGCCACGTGTTGGTCACCGACGGGCTCACCAACGCCGAGTATGCGCGCCAGGGGTTCTGGCAACTGCTCGCGGTGACGGCCTTGACGTTGCTCGTCATTGCGATCGTCATCAGGAAGGCACCGAGAACCTCGGTGGTCGATCGCGCGGCCCTACGGATCTTGCTGGGCCTGCTGTGCACCTTGTCGCTCGTCGTGGTCGCGTCTGCGCTTCATCGGATGTCCCTGTACGAACAGCAGTACGGATACACGACCCTGCGGTTGTTCGTGACCGCCGTCGAACTGTGGCTCGGTTCGGTGTTCCTGCTCGTGATGGCGACAGGACTGAAAATGTCGGGGCGATGGCTTCCGCGAGCCGTCGGCGCGGGTGCGGTGCTGACAGTTCTGGGTCTGGCGGTCCTCAACCCCGACGCATACATCGCGCGGCACAATGTGGAGCGATTCGAGACCACCGGCAAGATCGACACTCGGTATCTGTCACGATTGTCGAGCGACGCGGCACCCGAACTCGATCGGCTTCCCGAGCCGTACCGTAGCTGCGCACTCGGTGCAGGCGAGCCGTCGGGCAGTTGGCGGGACTGGAACGTTCCCGACGCGCGGGCATCCGAGCTGCTCGACCAGCGTCCGACCGTTACCTGTGCATCGATGCCCTGA
- a CDS encoding HAMP domain-containing sensor histidine kinase, with amino-acid sequence MRLSDAVRRLPRPLDPLGSFKLKVSLIVGIVLVVASVVFWIGAGWQFRYSLLAALVMSLAATQVLAHGMTSPLREMTSAAKAMARGDYSTRVRATSRDEVGQLAEAFNTMATDLEAADTYRRELIGNVSHELKTPIAALRAVLENMVDGVTDPEPDTLAVALKQTEKLGDLVTELLDLSRLEGGVLPLRPERFGVRGFLDVVTSEHNCVRIDVQPPHLEVSADRSRLTQVVTNLIDNAVRHAPRGTEVTMSAYSAADGIRLEVVDEGPGIARTEHFSVFDRFTRGGAVDGGTGLGLAIARWATELHGGTIEVLDRTPGCHIRVQIPHS; translated from the coding sequence ATGAGGCTGTCCGACGCGGTGCGCAGGCTTCCTCGTCCCCTCGATCCGCTCGGGTCGTTCAAGCTCAAGGTGTCGCTGATCGTAGGCATCGTGCTAGTGGTCGCCAGTGTCGTCTTCTGGATCGGCGCAGGCTGGCAGTTTCGCTACTCCCTGCTCGCTGCCCTGGTCATGTCGTTGGCCGCGACGCAGGTGCTCGCTCACGGCATGACCTCACCGCTACGGGAAATGACGTCGGCCGCGAAAGCGATGGCGCGAGGCGACTATTCGACGCGAGTCCGCGCCACCTCCCGTGACGAAGTGGGCCAACTCGCCGAGGCGTTCAATACCATGGCCACCGATCTGGAGGCGGCCGACACATACCGGCGCGAACTGATCGGCAATGTCTCACACGAACTCAAAACTCCTATCGCCGCACTGCGCGCCGTTCTGGAGAACATGGTCGACGGCGTCACCGACCCCGAACCGGACACTCTGGCAGTCGCGCTGAAGCAGACCGAAAAGCTCGGAGATCTGGTGACCGAACTGCTGGACCTGTCACGACTGGAAGGGGGAGTCCTCCCGCTGCGTCCCGAGCGCTTCGGTGTTCGTGGATTCCTCGATGTGGTGACCTCGGAGCACAACTGCGTCCGAATCGACGTGCAGCCACCGCATCTGGAGGTGTCGGCAGACCGATCCAGGCTCACTCAGGTCGTCACCAACCTCATCGACAACGCAGTCCGGCACGCCCCGCGAGGAACCGAGGTAACGATGTCGGCATATTCCGCCGCGGACGGAATACGGCTCGAGGTTGTCGACGAAGGGCCAGGAATTGCTCGTACAGAACACTTCTCGGTGTTCGATCGGTTCACTCGCGGCGGCGCAGTGGACGGGGGTACCGGTCTCGGGCTTGCCATCGCCAGGTGGGCAACCGAGCTCCACGGCGGCACGATAGAAGTGCTGGACCGGACTCCTGGTTGCCATATCAGGGTGCAGATCCCGCACTCCTGA
- a CDS encoding response regulator transcription factor translates to MNRTVLVVDDEPTISDAVSARLRGEGFDVVTASDGPSAVEMCLRVRPDVVVLDVMLPGFDGLEVCRRIQADRAVPVLMLTAKSDETDMLVGLGVGADDYLSKPFSMRELVARVHALVRRSDRTALVESSSTNLGVITIDHHARRVSGIDGEIHLTRTEFDILLYLSGRPGAAVARETLLAELWGWQDSASSRTVDSHVKALRRKIGGDLIRTVHGVGYALDVPR, encoded by the coding sequence ATGAACCGCACCGTTCTTGTCGTCGACGACGAACCGACGATCTCCGACGCCGTCTCCGCGCGCTTACGCGGCGAGGGTTTCGACGTGGTCACCGCATCCGACGGACCCTCGGCCGTCGAGATGTGCCTGCGCGTTCGGCCTGACGTCGTGGTGCTCGACGTCATGCTGCCCGGTTTCGACGGTTTGGAGGTCTGCCGCCGGATTCAAGCCGACCGTGCCGTCCCGGTGCTGATGCTGACGGCCAAGTCCGACGAGACCGACATGCTGGTCGGCCTCGGAGTCGGGGCCGACGACTATCTGTCCAAGCCGTTCAGTATGCGAGAACTCGTTGCACGCGTACACGCTCTGGTGCGGCGATCGGATCGCACTGCCCTGGTCGAATCGTCCTCGACCAATCTCGGCGTCATCACGATCGATCACCACGCCCGGCGAGTATCCGGCATCGATGGTGAAATACATTTGACTCGAACCGAATTCGATATCCTGCTCTACTTGTCGGGTCGTCCTGGGGCGGCCGTCGCCCGCGAGACACTTCTGGCCGAGCTCTGGGGTTGGCAGGATTCGGCAAGCAGTCGAACGGTCGACAGTCACGTGAAAGCGTTGCGACGCAAAATCGGTGGCGACTTGATCCGTACGGTTCATGGGGTCGGCTACGCTCTGGATGTGCCGAGATGA
- a CDS encoding iron-siderophore ABC transporter substrate-binding protein translates to MVGTTRSSRLAAAAVATALLLSACSSSSDDAADSGNDTGSGGAFPATVEHAFGETTIDAEPTRVVVVGYTEQDTVLALGVKPVGVTEWYGEQPYATWPWAQEALGDATPEVLSADDGFQYERIAALDPDLIIGTNAGMDEASYTTLSDIAPTIAHSGDYTGYFEPWDVQARNIGTALGKKDEVDDLIASIDEKFTAAKAEHPEFVGTKAIFLQNAFYDGAAIAYQNGLSTDFLTDLGFVVPSEIDAFAPPEGGGQANIPRENLSVLNSADVLLWGTESPEDRTALEQEAVYQNLDAVKNNKLVFTDGVTAGAIYFTSVLSLPYVIDKMTPAFASTLAGDGAATTTAG, encoded by the coding sequence ATGGTCGGAACCACGCGATCGTCTCGGTTGGCAGCCGCAGCCGTTGCGACGGCTTTGCTTCTCTCTGCCTGCTCCAGCTCGTCCGACGACGCTGCCGACTCCGGCAACGACACCGGTTCGGGCGGCGCCTTCCCCGCCACCGTCGAGCACGCGTTCGGCGAGACCACCATCGACGCCGAACCGACGCGTGTCGTCGTGGTCGGGTACACCGAGCAGGACACCGTGCTCGCGCTCGGTGTGAAGCCTGTCGGAGTCACCGAGTGGTACGGCGAACAGCCGTATGCAACGTGGCCGTGGGCGCAGGAGGCACTGGGAGATGCGACCCCCGAAGTACTCAGCGCCGACGACGGATTCCAGTACGAGCGGATCGCGGCCCTCGACCCCGATCTGATCATCGGAACCAACGCAGGTATGGACGAGGCGAGCTACACCACCCTGAGCGACATCGCGCCGACCATCGCCCATTCCGGCGACTACACCGGATACTTCGAGCCGTGGGATGTCCAAGCCAGGAACATCGGTACCGCGCTCGGTAAGAAGGACGAGGTCGACGATCTCATCGCGAGCATCGACGAGAAGTTCACCGCAGCCAAGGCCGAGCATCCCGAGTTCGTCGGGACCAAGGCGATCTTCCTGCAGAACGCCTTCTACGATGGCGCAGCGATCGCCTATCAAAATGGGCTCAGCACCGACTTCCTTACCGATCTCGGCTTCGTCGTACCGTCGGAGATCGACGCTTTCGCACCGCCCGAGGGCGGCGGGCAGGCGAACATCCCGCGTGAGAACCTGTCGGTTCTCAACTCTGCAGACGTGCTGCTGTGGGGCACGGAATCGCCGGAGGATCGCACGGCTCTCGAGCAGGAAGCGGTCTACCAGAACCTGGACGCGGTCAAGAACAACAAGCTCGTCTTCACCGATGGGGTGACCGCGGGCGCGATCTATTTCACCAGCGTGCTCAGCCTTCCCTACGTGATCGACAAGATGACGCCCGCTTTCGCGAGCACCCTTGCCGGTGACGGCGCAGCAACCACGACCGCAGGTTAG
- a CDS encoding MFS transporter, whose protein sequence is MTVTDSAFAKNVSAVRDRVSNGPSASRRPLSTRRRLAMLALSIGGFGIGTTEFASMGLLPDVAQTMGISEPSAGHMISAYALGVVVGAPAIATLAARVPRRALLIVLMMAFTLGNLGTVFAPSFGELVASRFVAGLPHGAYFGIAALVAAHLAEPGKRAKAVALVMMGLSVANVVGVPIATWLGQALGWRSAFAVVAVIGALTVAALIVWMPRLDGMPTTNPITELGALRRGQVWMTLFVGMVGFGGMFAVYTYIASTLTDVAGLARALVPVALMIYGLGMVAGNYFGGWLADRYQLRGTFVGLASMAVFLAIFVVAAHNPVSALILVFLIGASGSSVIPGLQTRLMDVAEDAQTLAASLNHAAFNLANAIGAALGGAVIAAGFGYTAPAAVGAVLAVAGLAVLSTAMWMQRRAEVNAA, encoded by the coding sequence GTGACTGTCACCGATTCGGCTTTCGCCAAGAATGTCAGCGCTGTGCGCGACAGGGTGTCGAACGGGCCGAGTGCCAGTCGTAGACCGCTCTCGACCCGCAGGCGGCTAGCCATGTTGGCGCTGTCGATCGGCGGCTTCGGGATCGGCACCACCGAGTTCGCATCGATGGGCCTACTTCCGGACGTCGCGCAGACGATGGGCATATCGGAGCCGTCTGCCGGGCACATGATCTCGGCGTATGCGCTCGGGGTGGTCGTCGGTGCGCCTGCGATCGCCACGCTCGCCGCGCGAGTTCCGCGTCGAGCATTGCTCATCGTGCTGATGATGGCGTTCACGCTCGGCAACCTCGGCACCGTGTTCGCACCGAGCTTCGGCGAGCTGGTGGCATCGCGATTCGTCGCAGGACTTCCGCACGGCGCGTACTTCGGGATCGCAGCTCTCGTAGCGGCGCATCTGGCCGAGCCCGGGAAGCGCGCCAAAGCCGTTGCCCTGGTCATGATGGGTCTGTCGGTCGCCAACGTCGTCGGGGTGCCCATTGCAACGTGGCTCGGTCAGGCGCTCGGATGGCGAAGTGCCTTCGCCGTCGTAGCCGTGATCGGTGCGCTCACCGTGGCTGCACTGATCGTGTGGATGCCTCGTCTCGACGGAATGCCCACGACCAATCCCATCACCGAGCTCGGGGCTCTGCGTCGCGGTCAGGTCTGGATGACGTTGTTCGTCGGCATGGTGGGCTTCGGTGGCATGTTCGCGGTGTACACCTACATCGCCTCGACCCTCACCGACGTGGCAGGTCTAGCTCGTGCGCTCGTACCCGTCGCGTTGATGATCTATGGCCTCGGCATGGTCGCGGGCAACTACTTCGGCGGGTGGCTGGCTGATCGCTATCAGTTGCGGGGAACATTCGTCGGGCTGGCCTCGATGGCCGTGTTCCTCGCGATCTTCGTCGTCGCAGCGCACAATCCGGTCAGCGCGTTGATCCTGGTGTTCCTGATCGGCGCTTCCGGCTCGTCGGTCATACCCGGATTGCAGACCAGATTGATGGACGTCGCCGAAGACGCCCAGACGCTGGCGGCGTCGCTCAACCACGCGGCGTTCAACCTCGCCAACGCCATCGGCGCAGCGCTCGGCGGCGCAGTCATCGCTGCAGGATTCGGCTACACAGCCCCGGCCGCGGTCGGGGCGGTCCTGGCGGTCGCCGGCCTCGCTGTTCTCTCCACCGCGATGTGGATGCAGCGCCGGGCCGAGGTGAACGCGGCCTGA